A region of Nocardioides sp. JS614 DNA encodes the following proteins:
- a CDS encoding MerR family transcriptional regulator, translated as MDENVAPVESVRELLTLEELTNRVGMSVRNIRFYTTKGLVPPPIRRGRSGYYSSDHVARLELVRELQSHGFTLSAIEKYLAGIPADASPEDIALHRTMLAPWQADVPVEMSRAELERRTGRALSEEDLATLSALGIAFRTKRGRYEVAVSHLSVGLGLLDLGFPMEAAIAAGEVYADHGRQIAKELNELFRTMVWPVYKESGAPPQKLREVVERLKPLSIASLVSAYEAAMDETRREEIAARSRRTPRGTKD; from the coding sequence ATGGACGAGAACGTCGCGCCGGTCGAATCGGTCCGTGAGCTGCTGACCCTTGAGGAGCTGACCAACCGGGTCGGCATGAGCGTGCGCAACATCCGCTTCTACACCACCAAGGGCCTGGTCCCGCCGCCGATCCGGCGGGGCCGGTCGGGCTACTACAGCTCCGACCATGTGGCCCGACTGGAGCTGGTGCGGGAGCTGCAGTCCCACGGCTTCACGCTGTCCGCGATCGAGAAGTACCTCGCCGGGATCCCTGCGGACGCCTCGCCGGAGGACATCGCGCTGCACCGCACGATGCTCGCCCCCTGGCAGGCGGACGTGCCGGTGGAGATGTCGCGCGCAGAACTCGAGCGACGCACCGGCCGCGCGCTCAGCGAGGAGGACCTGGCCACCCTCTCGGCGCTCGGGATCGCGTTCCGCACCAAGCGTGGCCGCTACGAGGTCGCGGTCTCGCACCTCTCGGTCGGTCTCGGGCTGCTCGACCTCGGCTTCCCGATGGAGGCCGCGATCGCGGCCGGGGAGGTGTACGCCGACCACGGCCGGCAGATCGCCAAGGAGCTCAACGAGCTGTTCCGCACCATGGTGTGGCCGGTCTACAAGGAGTCCGGGGCGCCGCCGCAGAAGCTGCGCGAGGTCGTCGAGCGGCTCAAGCCGCTGTCCATCGCCAGCCTGGTCTCGGCGTACGAGGCCGCGATGGACGAGACCCGCCGCGAGGAGATCGCCGCGCGCAGCCGGCGTACCCCGCGCGGGACGAAGGATTGA
- a CDS encoding NAD(P)H-binding protein codes for MTEPCTVLVTGATGFVGSRLVPELEGAGHRVRAMTRRPEAYDGPGEPVAGDVSDPGTLAAPLEGVDVAVYLVHSLDDDDFERKDAEAARAFGLAAAASGTRQIVYLGGLGKDDDRLSPHLRSRREVERLLGDAGVPVTVLRAAIVVGAGGISWEMTRQLVKNLPAMVVPRWAATRTQPIALDDVVRYLAGVVGVEAAFGRAFEIGGADQLSYVEMLQQAAEVISGSRVPILTVPVLTPKLSSYWISFVTNVDATTGRNLIDSMGTEVIVTDHAIRDLVPGEPLTYREAVRRAVASSAG; via the coding sequence ATGACCGAGCCCTGCACCGTCCTCGTCACCGGCGCCACGGGCTTCGTCGGCAGCCGGTTGGTGCCTGAGCTGGAGGGCGCCGGCCACCGGGTCCGCGCGATGACCCGGCGGCCCGAGGCGTACGACGGCCCGGGCGAGCCGGTGGCCGGCGACGTGAGCGACCCCGGCACGCTCGCGGCGCCACTCGAGGGCGTCGACGTCGCGGTCTACCTGGTGCACTCGCTGGACGACGACGACTTCGAGCGCAAGGACGCCGAGGCGGCCCGGGCCTTCGGACTGGCGGCCGCGGCGAGCGGCACCCGGCAGATCGTCTACCTCGGCGGGCTGGGCAAGGACGACGACCGGCTGTCCCCCCACCTGCGCTCGCGGCGCGAGGTCGAGCGGCTGCTCGGCGACGCCGGCGTGCCGGTCACGGTGCTGCGGGCCGCGATCGTGGTCGGAGCCGGCGGCATCTCGTGGGAGATGACCCGCCAGCTGGTGAAGAACCTCCCGGCGATGGTGGTGCCGCGCTGGGCCGCGACCCGGACCCAGCCGATCGCGCTGGACGACGTCGTGCGCTACCTGGCGGGCGTGGTCGGCGTCGAGGCGGCGTTCGGCCGGGCCTTCGAGATCGGCGGGGCCGACCAGCTCAGCTACGTCGAGATGCTCCAGCAGGCGGCCGAGGTGATCTCCGGCAGCCGGGTCCCGATCCTCACCGTGCCGGTGCTGACGCCGAAGCTGTCGTCGTACTGGATCTCGTTCGTCACCAACGTCGACGCCACCACCGGCCGCAACCTGATCGACTCGATGGGCACCGAGGTGATCGTCACCGACCACGCCATCCGCGACCTGGTCCCCGGCGAGCCGCTCACCTACCGCGAGGCGGTGCGCCGCGCCGTCGCGTCCTCGGCCGGGTAG
- a CDS encoding CPBP family glutamic-type intramembrane protease has translation MSRPVITWLRRALWEMVPRDHRATRAALRHRQLVTAGFVVLGGVVLGLSLRIEPGSAWFYPATLALASVWAVGAFASGPLHLGRIATGAAADSDAVGRRPVLTPIALGIALAGVFVVGALVVRQVPFLDDQVRSVVDHADQGAWPLLVLITAANGIAEELFFRGAAYAAIPRHPVVLTTIAYAVATLATGNVMLAFAALLLGALVGLERRASGGILAPILTHCTWSLTMLFALPLLF, from the coding sequence GTGAGCAGACCCGTGATCACCTGGCTGCGGCGCGCGCTGTGGGAGATGGTCCCGCGCGACCACCGGGCGACGCGCGCCGCGCTGCGCCACCGACAGCTCGTCACCGCGGGCTTCGTGGTGCTCGGCGGCGTCGTGCTCGGGCTGTCGCTGCGCATCGAGCCCGGCAGCGCGTGGTTCTACCCCGCGACGCTCGCTCTGGCGTCGGTGTGGGCCGTGGGCGCATTCGCCTCCGGCCCGCTCCACCTGGGCCGCATCGCGACCGGCGCCGCCGCCGACTCCGACGCCGTCGGGCGGCGGCCCGTGCTCACGCCGATCGCGCTCGGGATCGCGCTGGCCGGGGTGTTCGTGGTCGGGGCGCTCGTCGTACGGCAGGTGCCATTCCTCGATGACCAGGTGCGCTCGGTCGTCGACCATGCCGACCAAGGCGCGTGGCCGCTGCTGGTGCTGATCACCGCGGCCAACGGCATCGCGGAGGAGCTGTTCTTCCGGGGCGCGGCGTACGCCGCGATCCCGCGGCACCCGGTGGTGCTCACCACGATCGCGTACGCCGTGGCGACGCTCGCGACCGGCAACGTGATGCTGGCCTTCGCCGCGCTCCTGCTCGGCGCGCTGGTCGGGCTGGAGCGCCGCGCCTCCGGCGGCATCCTCGCCCCGATCCTCACCCACTGCACCTGGTCGCTCACCATGCTGTTCGCCCTGCCGCTGCTCTTCTGA
- a CDS encoding DEAD/DEAH box helicase — translation MSSAVSAAGFADLGVPASLAAVLADRGIVQPTPIQAATLPDSLAGRDVLGRGRTGSGKTYAFLLPLVARLTASGRPAQARKPRALVLAPTRELVNQIEEALKPLARTAGLTTQTVFGGVGQNPQVQGLRRGADIVLACPGRLEDLIGQGHCDLSQVEITVLDEADHMADLGFLPGVRRIMDRTPRDGQRLLFSATLDKAIDVLVKRFLRNPVTHQADSAQSPVATMDHHVLHVAREHRVPVLVDLTSAPGRTVVFTRTKYGAKALARQLNKSGVPAVELHGNLSQGARTRNMDAFHTGRASTLVATDIAARGIHVDDVALVVHADPPVEHKAYLHRSGRTARAGARGTVITLMTDDQVRDVRDLTRAAGIKPTTTRINGASHPLLVELAPGERVLVPGGLVVETPAGSGGARAPRPEGAGRPGRSGGGRNRSRGRRSGGSGGSGGSGGSGGSAKSSGSGASSGGSAKSGSAGSSGGGNRSRRRSGAGRPAAGGASKHSAASFSSGRR, via the coding sequence TTGTCCTCTGCAGTCTCCGCTGCGGGCTTCGCCGACCTCGGCGTCCCCGCGAGCCTCGCCGCCGTCCTCGCGGACCGCGGCATCGTCCAGCCCACTCCCATCCAGGCCGCCACGCTCCCCGACTCGCTCGCGGGCCGCGACGTCCTCGGCCGGGGCCGCACCGGCTCCGGCAAGACCTACGCCTTCCTCCTCCCGCTCGTCGCGCGCCTGACCGCCTCCGGGCGCCCGGCCCAGGCCCGCAAGCCGCGGGCGCTGGTGCTCGCCCCGACCCGCGAGCTCGTGAACCAGATCGAGGAGGCGCTCAAGCCCCTCGCGCGCACCGCCGGGCTCACCACGCAGACCGTCTTCGGCGGCGTCGGCCAGAACCCGCAGGTCCAGGGCCTGCGCCGCGGCGCCGACATCGTCCTCGCCTGCCCCGGCCGGCTCGAGGACCTGATCGGCCAGGGGCACTGCGACCTCTCGCAGGTCGAGATCACCGTGCTCGACGAGGCCGACCACATGGCCGACCTGGGCTTCCTGCCCGGCGTCCGCCGGATCATGGACCGCACGCCCCGCGACGGCCAGCGGCTGCTGTTCTCCGCGACCCTGGACAAGGCGATCGACGTCCTGGTCAAGCGATTCCTGCGCAACCCGGTCACCCACCAGGCCGACTCGGCCCAGTCGCCGGTCGCGACCATGGACCATCACGTGCTGCACGTCGCCCGCGAGCACCGGGTGCCGGTCCTGGTCGACCTCACCAGCGCCCCGGGGCGCACGGTCGTCTTCACCCGCACCAAGTACGGCGCCAAGGCGCTGGCCCGCCAGCTCAACAAGTCGGGCGTGCCCGCCGTCGAGCTGCACGGCAACCTCAGCCAGGGCGCGCGGACCCGCAACATGGACGCCTTCCACACCGGGCGCGCGAGCACCCTGGTGGCGACCGACATCGCGGCCCGCGGCATCCACGTCGACGACGTCGCTCTGGTGGTGCACGCCGACCCGCCGGTCGAGCACAAGGCCTACCTGCACCGCTCCGGGCGCACCGCCCGGGCCGGTGCCCGCGGCACCGTCATCACGTTGATGACCGACGACCAGGTGCGCGACGTGCGCGACCTGACCCGCGCGGCGGGCATCAAGCCCACCACCACGAGGATCAACGGCGCGAGCCACCCGCTGCTGGTCGAGCTCGCCCCGGGCGAGCGGGTGCTGGTGCCTGGTGGCCTGGTCGTCGAGACCCCGGCGGGGTCGGGCGGCGCTCGCGCACCTCGCCCCGAGGGCGCAGGGCGTCCGGGTCGATCCGGAGGCGGCCGCAACCGGTCGCGCGGACGGCGCTCCGGCGGCTCGGGCGGCTCGGGCGGCTCAGGCGGCTCAGGCGGCTCGGCCAAGTCCAGCGGGTCCGGTGCCTCCTCCGGTGGGTCGGCGAAGTCCGGCTCCGCCGGGTCCTCGGGCGGCGGCAACCGCTCGCGCCGGCGCTCCGGCGCCGGTCGCCCGGCCGCGGGTGGCGCGTCGAAGCACAGCGCGGCGTCGTTCAGCTCCGGGCGGCGTTGA
- a CDS encoding CsbD family protein encodes MGIGDKAKHKLEEAGGQVKESTGRATGDRDLEAEGKADQAEGKVKNAGEHVKDAAKDVKDGLTK; translated from the coding sequence ATGGGAATCGGTGACAAGGCCAAGCACAAGCTCGAAGAGGCCGGCGGCCAGGTCAAGGAGTCGACCGGCCGGGCCACGGGCGACCGTGACCTGGAGGCCGAGGGCAAGGCCGACCAGGCCGAGGGCAAGGTCAAGAACGCGGGCGAGCACGTCAAGGACGCCGCCAAGGACGTCAAGGACGGCCTCACCAAGTAG